The Streptomyces sp. NBC_01317 genomic interval GGGCCGGGGGATCCGGTACGTGGACGGGCGCGGCCCGTGCGGAACTTCTCGCTACGCGCGTGCGGCCACGGCCGCCTGCCGGCGGAGCGTCAGGGCCGTACCGGCGAGACCCACGGCGGCGACGGCACAGACCACCGCCACCACGGACGCCCCCGGGAACGTGCCCAGACTGCTCGACAGCAGGTCCATGCCGACGACGGCCGAGACGGCCTGCGCGACCACCACCGCCAGGGCCGCCGAGGCGCCCGCCACCCAGAGGCGCACGGAGTCCCGTACCGCCAGCCACACGGCGCTCACCAGGCACACCACGGTGAGCGCGAGGGACAGCACGTCGGCGACGCTGCCGGACCCCAGACGTGTGTAGTCCGTGGGCAGGTGGAGCACCGCGCACACGACCAGCAGCGCCACGGTCGGCCAGCGCAGCACCGACCGCAGCGCGGAGGCGGGGGCGGGGACAGCCGTCTTGCCGGCCCGGCGCTGAGGCCGGACACCCGCCGCTGCCGCTGCCGCTGCCGCTGCCGCTGCCGGGGCCGGGGCCGGGGCCGACGCGGAGGCCGGGGCAGGGCGGCTGAACGCCGCCGCGATCCCCGCCCGGCGTATCGCCCGCGCCGGAGCGTCCGCCCTGGCATCCCCGTCCCTGTCGTCACCGGCCTCCGTGGTGTCCGTCTCCACGGCGTCCGCCGCCGCGGCGTCGGCGGTGACCCCGGGCCGCGCCATGGACCGGGCGCTCTCGCCCTCGTCGCCGCCGAAGATGTTCACCAGCTCGGCCACGTCCTCGATCGGCCTGCCCACGGCCGCGGCGCGCAGCGTCGTGTCGGCCTCGTCGAACTCGTGGGGAGGCTCGTGCAGCAGGGCGACCAGCTGCATGACCTCCTCCAGGGGACGGGCCACCGCGGCGGCGCGCAGCGCCTCGTCACCGGGGCTGGGCACCTCACCGGTCCGCCGCAGCAGACTGACCAGCGCGGCGACCTCCTCCAGCGGCCGTTCGGTCGCGGCCGTCCAGAGCAGGGTCCGTATCGGCTCCTGACCGGGCTCCATGGACAGGGTCCCGGTGTCGGTGAGGCCGGTGAGGGCGGCGAGAGCGGCATCGTCCGGCGGACGCGGACGGCTCCCGTCGCGATCCTCGGCGGCGTGATCGAGGTGGGGGTCAAGAGACATGGCGCGGCTCCCTCTGCCGAACTCCACGGGCGGGCACACACCCTGGTGGTCACCGTGCGGCCACATACGGCGCACGCTTTGTTACATGAAATGCCCTGGTGCGGAGATTGCGCCATCCGGGACCGGCATACGAGGGGTTCTCGCCGTACCGCGCATGGTCAGCGCGGCCGTGCGCCCTCCGTTCCCGGCCGGGTGATCGGCCGGGTGACCGGCCAGGTGACCAGCGTCTCGTCGGGCTGCGGCACCTCGCCGTAGTCCTCGTCCGCGCTGTCGACGCGCAGCCGGTTGACGACGGCCTCCAGCGCGGCGGGCAGCGTGGGATGCCTGCCCCGGTGACACTGCCCGATGAGGTCGTGGCGGACGGCCTCGGGCAGCAGCGAGGAAAGAGAGGGGACCGGGGACGGCACGGTGTCCGAAGAGGTACGGCCGGAGCCGGCCAGCCTGCGGGACTCGGCGCGCCAGTGGGCCGCGTCCCGGAACTCGGCACGCTGCTGGTGGGCGAGGAAGAGACAGAACGCCGCCGTCCGGTTGCCGCCGCCCGCCGCGAACTGCCACCAGAACTGGGCCGCGTCCCGGTGCCCCGTCAGATGCAGCAGCGCGGCGAAGACCACGGCGCCCTGCGGGTCTATCCGGTCGTGGTCGACCAGCTGGGCCAAGCAGCCGGCCGCCTCGGGGGCGTTCAGGACGAGCGCGACGGCCAGGTCCAGGTCACGGGCCGCCTGTTCGTGCGCGGTGGCACAGCCGCCGGGGGCCCGCACGGCCCCCTCCGCCCGCTCCTGGGCCCGCTCCCCGGCCCGCGCGGCGGCGCGCCGCAGGGCGCTGTCGGTGTCGTAGGTGTCGTACGCGCCCGCGAGGACTTCCGCGTCGTCCAGCAGCACCTGGACCCGGGCGCCTTCCGTTCCCCTCACCTGGCGGGTCCCAACTCCCTGGCCAGCCGTCGCCGTGCGTGTCGTACGTGCGAGCGGACGGTCGGCACCTCGATGCCCAGGTACTCGGCGACCACCTCGTCCGGCACGCGGAGCACGTAGCGCAGCACGACGACGTCGTACTGCCGCTCGGGCAGCCGCGAGATGGCGCCGTACAGACCGATCTCGTTCTCCAGGACCGTGAACTGATCGGGCGTCCCGTGCTGGAGGAGCTTGCGGGCGGCCGCGTCGAACGCCGCGGTGTCGACGAGGGCCGGCGGTCCGTCGTGCGCGTCCTGCCGCCGGGCGACCTCCTCCTTGAGGACCGCCCAGGCGTACTGCGACACGGACTCCTGGAGCAGGACGTGCGGCCAGTGCTCCAGCAGGCGGGCGCAGGCCGACTCGACCACGCTCTCGGCGACGGGCCGGGAACCGACCTGGGTGTGGGCGTACCGCAGCCACAGGCGATGGTGGTGGGCGGCGAAGGCGTCGAACGTCAGGGCCAGTCGGCGGCTGGAACGGTCCGTGTGCCGGCGTACGCCGGGCGCGGTCGGATCCGGTCCCACCGGGTCGCGCGGATCCGGACGAGCCGGGTCGCGTACCTCCACGCCCAGGGCCCCGTCGCTGTCACGGGCCATCAGGTGCCGCCCTTTCGGTTCTTCCCCGTCAGGAAGGGATTTCCTTCCCGGGGTCAGTCAACCGGATGTCTGTGGTGGCGGTGGAGTGGTTCGACGAAAAACTTTCTGCGCGTCACCCTCCGCGCAGGGGGAGTTGACGCGTCTCGTACCGTGGTCCCTCCTAGTGGGCGGACGTGGGAAGCGGGGCGTGCGGTGGCCGACGGCAGCACGGTGGACCTGGAGCTGGACAGGGCGCATTCAGCCCGGATGTACGACTACTACCTGGGCGGGACGACCAATTTCCCGGCCGATCGGGAGGGGGCGGCGCGCGCGATGAGCGCTTTCCCCTCGATCCTGGCGACGGCGCGGATCAACCGGCGTTTCATGCACCGTTCCGTGCGGTTCCTCGCACGCTCGGGGATGGACCAGTTCCTCGACATAGGCACCGGTATCCCCACGTCACCCAACCTGCACGAGGTGGCGCAGGCGGAGGTGCCGCACGCGCGTGTCGTCTACACGGACAACGACCCGATCGTGCTGGCGCACGCCCGCGCACTCCTGCACAGCCATCCGGCCGGACGTACCGCGTACGTGGAAGCGGACGTCACCGAGCCCGAGGCGCTCCTGGCCGCCGACGAGATCCGTACGACACTGGACCTCACCCGGCCCGTCGCCCTCAGCCTCAACGCGCTGCTGCACTTCGTGACCGACGACCACGGCGCCCACGACCTGGTGGACCACCTCAAGGCCGCGCTGCCCTCCGGCAGCACGCTCGCGATCGCCCATGTGACGACGGAGTTCGACCCCGAGGGCATCGCGCGCCTCACGGAGGCCTACCGCGCCTCCGGTACGCCGGGGCAGGCGCGTACGCGCGAGGAGATAGCCCGCTTCTTCGACGGCTGGGAGCTGCTGGACCCGGGGATCGTCGCGTCCCACCGGTGGCGTCCCGACCCCGGCGACGGCCAGGACGGGTCCACCGACAAGGAAGCCGCCTGCTACGTGGGCGTGGCCCGCAAGCCCTGACCTGGGGCGCGGCGTTCGCGACAGGCCCCGCGCGACGCGTCCGGCGCGCGGGACGGCTCCGCTCCGTTACCGAGTCGTCGCCTTCGGCTCCGGGCCGACGTGTTCCCTTCCCGGCGCGAATGCGATACCCATGACGGACGCGGACGAGGAGCGGCCGGTGCCCGGGGCGGGGCACCGGTCGCTCCTCTGCCGCCGTGTCCGGTTCTCCCGGTCAGCCGGCGGCTGCCTGGACACCGGCGGCGGGACCGACCAGTTCGTCCAGGACATCTTCCATGGTGACAAAGCCGATGACGGTTCCCCGGTCGCCGGTGACGGCGGCCAGATGGGTGCCCGCGGCGCGCATCGCCGTCATCGTGTCGTCGAGCGGGGTGTCGATCTCGACCCTGACCATGGTGTGCAGGGCGGAGCGCGGGAAGGGCCGCGTCCGGTCGGCCGCGCCGAGGGCGTCCTTGATGTGCAGGTAGCCGAGGACGGTACGGTCGGGGCCGGTCACCGGCAGCCGTGAGAAGCCGGACGACGCGGCCGTACGCTCCAGCTGCTGCGGGGTGATCCCGTGGTCCACCATGACGGTCCTGCCCAGCGGGACCATCACCTCGCCGGCGGGCCGGGTGCCCAGCTCCAGGGCGTCCCGCAGGCGCTCACCGTCCGCCGGGTCGAGCAGCCCCGCCTCGCTGGAGTCCTTGACCAGCCGGGCGAGTTCGTCGTCCGTGAAGACGGCCGTCACCTCGTCCTTGGCCTCGACCCTGAGCAGCCGCAGCAGCAGGTTCGCGAACGCGTTGATCCCGAAGATCACCGGCCGCAGCGCCCGGGTGAGGGCGATCAGCGGCGGCGCGAGCAGCAGCGCGGTCGGCGCGGGCGCCGCCAGCGCGATGTTCTTCGGCACCATCTCGCCGATGAGCATGTGCAGATACGTCGCGAGGGTCAGCGCGACCACGAACGCGATCGGGTGGATCAGCGCCTCGGGCACCCCGGCCGCCTCGAACGGCGGCTCCAGCAGGTGCGCGATGGCCGGCTCGGCGACCGCGCCCAGCACCAGCGAGGAGATCGTGATGCCGAGCTGGGCGGTGGCCATGGCCGCGGAGAGGTGCTGCAAGCCCCACAGCGTCGTCTTCGCGCGCCGGCCGCCCTTGAGCGCCGCCGGTTCGATCTGGCTGCGCCGTACCGAGATCAGGGCGAACTCCGCCCCGACGAAGAACGCGTTCGTCAGGAGGGTCAGCGCGCCGATGGCCAGTTGCAGGCCGGTCATCGGGCGTCCTCCGTCAGCGCGGCGGGCAGCGGGGAGGTGATCCGTACCCGGTCGGCCCGGTGGTGCTCGACCCGCAGGACGGCGAACCGCCAGCCGTCCACGTCCAGCCGGTCGGCCGCTACGGGCAGCCGCTCCAGCCGGGTCGCGAGCAGGCCCGCGAGTGTCTCGTACGGTCCCTCGGGGGCGGTGAAGCCGATCTCGTCGAGCTGGTCGAGCCGGAGGCTGCCGTCGGCCTCCCACACGCTGCGGCCCCCGGGGCCCGCGGCGACGGGCACCAGGCCCGGGGTCTCGTCCGGGTCGTGTTCGTCCCGGACCTCCCCGACGACCTCCTCCACGATGTCCTCGACGGTGGCGACCCCGGCGGTCCCGCCGTACTCGTCTATGACGACGGCCATCGTCCGCGCCTGGCGCAGCCGCCGCAGCAGCCGGTCGACCGGCAGGGAGTCGGGGACGAGCAGCGGCTTCGTCGCCAGCGCGGTGACCGGGGTGCGGTCGCGCAGGCTCTCGTCCAGGGCGAGGACGTCACGGATGTGGACCGTGCCGATCACCTCGTCCAGGCTGTCCCGGTAGACGGGGAAGCGGGAGAGGCCGGTGGCCAGGGTGAGCCGGGCCGCGTCCGACGCGGTGGCGTGCGCCTCCAGCGCCCGGACGTCCACGCGGGGCGTCATCACGTTCTCCGCCGACAGGTCGGCGAGGTGCAGGGTCCGTACGAACAGCTCGGCGGAGTCCGCCTCGATGGCCCCCTCGCGCGCCGAGTGGCGGGCCAGGGCGACCAGTTCCTCGGGTGTCCGCGCGGAGGCCAGTTCCTCGGCGGGCTCCAGGCCGAAGCGCCGTACCAGCCGGTTGGCGGTGTTGTTGAGGTGGCGGATCAGCGGGCCGAAGGCGGCGGTGAACGCGCGCTGCGGTCCCGCCACGACCTTCGCGACGGCCAGCGGACGGGAGATGGCCCAGTTCTTCGGGACCAGCTCACCGATCACCATCAGCACCACCGTGGACACCACGACACCGAGCAGGGTCGCCACGGTGGACACCGCGCCCCCGGGCAGCCCCACGGCCTCCAGGGGGCCGTGCAGCAGCACGGCCAGCGACGGCTCGGCGAGCATGCCGATGACGAGAGAGGTCACCGTGATGCCCAGCTGGGCGCCGGAGAGCTGGAACGTCAGGCGCTTGGCGGCGGCCAGGGCGCTCGCGGCCCCGCGC includes:
- a CDS encoding sigma-70 family RNA polymerase sigma factor, coding for MARDSDGALGVEVRDPARPDPRDPVGPDPTAPGVRRHTDRSSRRLALTFDAFAAHHHRLWLRYAHTQVGSRPVAESVVESACARLLEHWPHVLLQESVSQYAWAVLKEEVARRQDAHDGPPALVDTAAFDAAARKLLQHGTPDQFTVLENEIGLYGAISRLPERQYDVVVLRYVLRVPDEVVAEYLGIEVPTVRSHVRHARRRLARELGPAR
- a CDS encoding SAM-dependent methyltransferase → MADGSTVDLELDRAHSARMYDYYLGGTTNFPADREGAARAMSAFPSILATARINRRFMHRSVRFLARSGMDQFLDIGTGIPTSPNLHEVAQAEVPHARVVYTDNDPIVLAHARALLHSHPAGRTAYVEADVTEPEALLAADEIRTTLDLTRPVALSLNALLHFVTDDHGAHDLVDHLKAALPSGSTLAIAHVTTEFDPEGIARLTEAYRASGTPGQARTREEIARFFDGWELLDPGIVASHRWRPDPGDGQDGSTDKEAACYVGVARKP
- a CDS encoding hemolysin family protein, with the protein product MTGLQLAIGALTLLTNAFFVGAEFALISVRRSQIEPAALKGGRRAKTTLWGLQHLSAAMATAQLGITISSLVLGAVAEPAIAHLLEPPFEAAGVPEALIHPIAFVVALTLATYLHMLIGEMVPKNIALAAPAPTALLLAPPLIALTRALRPVIFGINAFANLLLRLLRVEAKDEVTAVFTDDELARLVKDSSEAGLLDPADGERLRDALELGTRPAGEVMVPLGRTVMVDHGITPQQLERTAASSGFSRLPVTGPDRTVLGYLHIKDALGAADRTRPFPRSALHTMVRVEIDTPLDDTMTAMRAAGTHLAAVTGDRGTVIGFVTMEDVLDELVGPAAGVQAAAG
- a CDS encoding hemolysin family protein codes for the protein MTEVLLLLLALALTFACAVFVAAEFSLTTVERGELERATAAGERGAASALAAAKRLTFQLSGAQLGITVTSLVIGMLAEPSLAVLLHGPLEAVGLPGGAVSTVATLLGVVVSTVVLMVIGELVPKNWAISRPLAVAKVVAGPQRAFTAAFGPLIRHLNNTANRLVRRFGLEPAEELASARTPEELVALARHSAREGAIEADSAELFVRTLHLADLSAENVMTPRVDVRALEAHATASDAARLTLATGLSRFPVYRDSLDEVIGTVHIRDVLALDESLRDRTPVTALATKPLLVPDSLPVDRLLRRLRQARTMAVVIDEYGGTAGVATVEDIVEEVVGEVRDEHDPDETPGLVPVAAGPGGRSVWEADGSLRLDQLDEIGFTAPEGPYETLAGLLATRLERLPVAADRLDVDGWRFAVLRVEHHRADRVRITSPLPAALTEDAR